A stretch of the Kroppenstedtia eburnea genome encodes the following:
- a CDS encoding alpha-ketoacid dehydrogenase subunit beta: MATMTLIKAINDAMRVEMERDENVVVLGEDVGVNGGVFRATADLYQTFGEKRSFDTPLAESAIIGTAIGLASQGFRPVPEIQFAGFVYECMDQISTQAARLRMRSGGRFNVPITIRVPYGGGVKTPEMHSDSLEALFLHSPGVKVVVPSNPYDAKGLLISAIRDDDPVIFYEPMKLYRSVKAEVPEEAYTVPLGKAHVVKEGTDVTLIAYGAMVPLCEKAAEQAEKERGIQVEVIDLRTISPFDLDTIIQSVQKTHRAVVVHEAAQTGGVGAELSARIHEEAILSLEAPVVRVTGFDTPYPLTAIEDEWLPTVERVCAGIYKTLDF; the protein is encoded by the coding sequence ATGGCCACCATGACCCTGATCAAAGCGATCAACGATGCGATGCGAGTGGAGATGGAGCGGGACGAAAACGTGGTTGTACTGGGGGAAGATGTGGGGGTGAACGGCGGGGTCTTCCGTGCCACCGCCGATCTGTATCAGACCTTCGGTGAAAAACGATCCTTTGACACCCCGCTGGCGGAGTCGGCCATCATCGGAACAGCGATCGGCCTGGCATCCCAAGGTTTCCGCCCGGTGCCGGAAATTCAGTTTGCCGGCTTTGTCTATGAATGCATGGATCAGATTTCCACCCAGGCGGCCCGTCTCCGCATGCGTTCCGGCGGCCGGTTCAATGTACCGATCACGATCCGGGTTCCTTACGGCGGCGGGGTGAAGACACCGGAGATGCACTCGGACAGTCTGGAAGCCCTCTTCCTGCACAGCCCCGGTGTCAAAGTGGTGGTGCCCAGCAACCCCTATGATGCGAAAGGGCTTCTCATTTCGGCCATCCGCGATGATGATCCGGTCATCTTCTACGAGCCGATGAAGCTGTACCGTTCCGTCAAAGCCGAGGTGCCGGAGGAAGCCTATACGGTGCCCCTGGGTAAGGCCCATGTGGTGAAAGAAGGGACCGATGTCACCCTGATCGCCTACGGCGCCATGGTGCCCCTGTGCGAAAAAGCGGCGGAGCAGGCGGAGAAAGAGCGGGGAATCCAGGTGGAAGTGATCGACCTGCGCACGATCTCTCCTTTCGATTTGGATACGATCATCCAATCGGTCCAAAAGACCCACCGTGCCGTTGTCGTTCACGAAGCGGCCCAGACCGGTGGCGTTGGAGCCGAACTGTCCGCCCGGATCCATGAAGAGGCGATCCTTTCCCTGGAGGCTCCGGTGGTACGGGTGACCGGGTTTGACACCCCCTACCCGCTGACCGCGATCGAGGACGAATGGTTGCCCACAGTGGAACGGGTTTGTGCCGGCATTTACAAAACGCTGGACTTCTGA
- a CDS encoding dihydrolipoamide acetyltransferase family protein encodes MAYEFKLPDVGEGIHEGEIVKFHVQEGDTVKEDDVLAEVQTDKAVVEIPVPVNGTVTKLNAKEGEILEVGSVLAVFDTGDGVAAEQPESQPEEKAAPPAESATTAAKPARSGDGKSGKQVLAMPSVRKKARELGIDITQVEGTGKNGRVTFADLEAFQSGGAKPTEEPAAVAAPQAEQAEEKKAAPVSREGDEERIPLRGMRRTIAKRMAQSMYTAPHVTVMDEVDASELIEMRKWAKPMAEQREIKLTYLPFIIKALTAALREFPYLNASLDEENEQIIIKKYYHMGIATATEDGLVVPVIRDVDRKSIFQLAGEIKDVTTRTRDRKAGVEELKGSTFTITNIGSFGGQFFTPIINYPEVAIFGMGKMADRPVAVDGEVVVRPIMNVSLSIDHRLIDGDVAARFLNRVKELLENPKLLMMEMN; translated from the coding sequence TTGGCCTACGAATTTAAACTGCCTGATGTGGGAGAAGGAATCCACGAAGGCGAGATCGTCAAATTTCACGTCCAAGAGGGCGACACCGTCAAGGAAGACGATGTCCTTGCAGAAGTGCAGACGGACAAAGCGGTGGTGGAAATTCCCGTGCCTGTGAACGGCACGGTCACCAAGCTGAACGCCAAGGAAGGGGAAATCCTGGAGGTCGGCTCCGTCCTGGCTGTCTTTGACACCGGGGATGGAGTGGCCGCCGAACAGCCGGAAAGCCAACCGGAAGAAAAAGCGGCACCTCCGGCAGAAAGTGCAACCACGGCAGCAAAACCCGCCCGTTCCGGTGACGGCAAGTCCGGCAAACAAGTGTTGGCCATGCCTTCCGTCCGCAAAAAAGCCCGGGAATTGGGGATCGACATCACCCAGGTGGAGGGGACAGGCAAAAACGGCCGCGTCACCTTTGCCGATCTGGAAGCTTTCCAAAGCGGCGGAGCCAAGCCGACGGAAGAGCCGGCTGCCGTCGCCGCACCCCAAGCGGAACAGGCGGAGGAGAAAAAAGCGGCCCCGGTCTCCCGTGAGGGGGATGAGGAGCGGATCCCGCTCCGGGGTATGCGTCGCACCATCGCCAAGCGCATGGCCCAGAGCATGTATACGGCTCCCCATGTGACTGTGATGGATGAAGTGGACGCCTCTGAACTGATCGAAATGCGCAAATGGGCGAAACCGATGGCCGAGCAACGGGAGATCAAACTGACCTACCTGCCTTTCATCATCAAGGCCCTGACCGCGGCGCTGCGGGAGTTCCCCTATCTGAATGCTTCCCTTGACGAGGAAAATGAACAGATTATCATTAAGAAGTATTACCATATGGGAATCGCCACCGCCACCGAAGACGGTCTGGTGGTTCCGGTCATCCGGGATGTGGACCGCAAGTCCATCTTCCAGCTGGCCGGGGAGATCAAGGATGTGACGACACGGACCCGCGACCGGAAAGCGGGAGTGGAAGAGCTGAAGGGCAGCACCTTCACCATCACCAATATCGGCTCCTTCGGCGGGCAATTCTTCACCCCGATCATCAATTATCCGGAAGTGGCCATCTTCGGCATGGGCAAGATGGCTGACCGTCCGGTGGCAGTGGATGGTGAAGTCGTGGTCCGCCCGATCATGAACGTCTCCTTGTCCATCGATCACCGGCTGATCGACGGCGATGTGGCCGCCCGATTCCTGAATCGTGTCAAAGAGTTGCTGGAGAACCCGAAACTCTTGATGATGGAGATGAATTAA
- the lpdA gene encoding dihydrolipoyl dehydrogenase, producing MVVGDFATEVDVLVVGGGPGGYVAAIRAAQLGKKVVLVDKAELGGVCLNRGCIPSKALIHAADEVHKMKHSQHMGIEVDGVKINFADMIKWKDSVVKKLTGGVGSLLKGNKVEVVQGEVYFSGEDTVKVATESNSTTYQFNHCIIATGSRPFEIPSLKFDGKKIISSTEALSLEEIPEKLIVVGGGYIGLELGTAYSKLGTQVTVLEGMDSILPGVDPSMVRMVNRSLKKLGVEVVTGAMVQSADKSGEGVTVTAEVKGEEKTFSADKVLVAVGRKPNTDEIGLDLAGIETDDKGIIPVDRQMRTKNSKVFAIGDVAGQPMLAHKASYEGKVAAEAIAGQPSEVDYRAMPYVIFTDPELAYTGLTEKEAKEQGYDVKVSRFSFAANGRALSLDAAEGFFQIVADKETKQVLGAQIVGPEASSLISEVVLAMEMGANVEDVALTIHAHPTLPETFMEAAEGIMGNAIHMVNK from the coding sequence ATGGTAGTTGGAGATTTTGCGACGGAAGTCGACGTCCTGGTCGTCGGTGGTGGACCCGGTGGATATGTGGCTGCCATCCGGGCCGCCCAGCTGGGTAAAAAAGTGGTCCTCGTCGATAAGGCCGAACTGGGTGGAGTCTGCCTCAACCGCGGCTGCATTCCTTCCAAGGCTTTGATCCACGCCGCCGATGAAGTCCACAAGATGAAGCATTCACAGCATATGGGGATCGAAGTGGACGGAGTGAAGATCAACTTCGCCGATATGATCAAGTGGAAAGACAGTGTGGTGAAAAAGCTGACCGGCGGTGTCGGTTCCCTGCTGAAAGGAAACAAGGTGGAAGTGGTGCAGGGGGAAGTCTATTTCTCCGGTGAGGATACGGTCAAGGTGGCCACCGAAAGCAACAGCACCACCTATCAGTTCAACCACTGCATCATCGCCACCGGTTCCCGTCCCTTTGAGATTCCGTCTCTGAAGTTTGACGGGAAAAAGATCATCTCTTCCACCGAAGCTCTGTCTCTCGAGGAAATCCCCGAGAAACTGATCGTCGTCGGCGGCGGTTACATCGGTCTGGAACTGGGAACCGCCTACAGCAAACTGGGCACCCAAGTGACTGTGCTGGAAGGGATGGACAGCATCCTGCCCGGAGTGGATCCGTCCATGGTCCGCATGGTGAACCGCAGTCTCAAAAAGCTGGGTGTGGAAGTGGTTACCGGTGCCATGGTCCAATCCGCTGACAAATCCGGTGAGGGTGTCACCGTCACTGCCGAGGTGAAGGGGGAAGAGAAAACTTTTTCCGCGGATAAAGTGCTGGTGGCTGTCGGGCGCAAACCCAATACCGATGAAATCGGACTGGATCTGGCGGGCATTGAGACCGATGACAAAGGGATCATCCCGGTGGATCGGCAGATGCGCACCAAAAACAGCAAGGTTTTCGCCATCGGTGATGTGGCCGGGCAACCGATGTTGGCCCACAAGGCCAGCTATGAAGGGAAGGTGGCTGCGGAAGCCATCGCCGGCCAGCCCAGTGAAGTGGATTACCGGGCGATGCCCTATGTCATCTTCACCGATCCGGAACTGGCCTACACCGGCCTGACCGAAAAAGAGGCGAAGGAACAGGGCTATGACGTCAAAGTCAGCCGCTTCTCCTTCGCCGCCAACGGCCGCGCTCTCTCCCTGGACGCCGCCGAAGGTTTCTTCCAGATCGTTGCCGACAAGGAGACGAAACAGGTCCTGGGTGCACAGATCGTCGGACCGGAAGCATCCAGCCTGATTTCCGAGGTGGTATTGGCCATGGAAATGGGTGCCAACGTCGAAGATGTCGCCCTTACCATCCACGCCCACCCCACCCTCCCGGAAACCTTCATGGAAGCCGCCGAAGGAATCATGGGCAACGCGATTCACATGGTGAATAAGTAA
- a CDS encoding lactococcin 972 family bacteriocin yields the protein MRAMITKGALSLAAAGLLTFPFASAVNAAGDPAVDGDGGMEVITESHGLVESEVSDRDGKDGGVSPAIESGKKAGGYWIRGKKRINLVAHVYSSYKHYTKQGHASVVNGNGDYKSGGWKPKYTFSTAKLVWTTWGTNKAYYNYK from the coding sequence ATGAGAGCAATGATCACAAAAGGAGCCCTGAGCCTGGCAGCTGCAGGATTACTCACATTCCCGTTTGCGTCGGCGGTGAATGCAGCGGGGGATCCTGCAGTTGACGGAGACGGAGGAATGGAAGTTATTACTGAATCTCATGGCTTAGTTGAAAGTGAAGTGAGTGATCGCGACGGTAAAGATGGTGGTGTTAGTCCTGCTATTGAGAGCGGAAAAAAAGCTGGTGGCTATTGGATCCGTGGGAAGAAGCGGATCAACTTAGTTGCACATGTTTATTCAAGCTATAAGCATTACACGAAGCAAGGGCATGCTTCTGTTGTTAATGGGAATGGAGATTATAAATCGGGAGGATGGAAGCCAAAGTATACATTCAGTACAGCTAAATTAGTGTGGACTACCTGGGGAACAAACAAAGCCTACTATAACTATAAATAA
- a CDS encoding ATP-binding cassette domain-containing protein, protein MIEAKGITKTLGGRTLFADYHLRVEEGSFLAITGESGAGKTTLLNMLSLLEKPDAGEITIAGKRNPGKREKMMLRRHTIGYLFQNYALIPNETVEENLQLALRYQKGDDRGRIIAESLERVGLKGVEKKKVYALSGGEQQRVAFARMIAKDSRYIFADEPTGNLDTKNADHIFSLLEELHTQGKTVLLVTHDLELARRAPERLAL, encoded by the coding sequence ATGATTGAAGCCAAAGGGATTACAAAAACACTGGGTGGACGTACCTTGTTTGCTGATTACCATTTACGCGTGGAAGAGGGTTCCTTTTTAGCCATCACCGGAGAGAGCGGAGCGGGCAAAACGACCCTTTTAAATATGCTCAGCTTGCTGGAAAAACCGGATGCCGGTGAAATCACCATTGCGGGTAAAAGGAACCCGGGCAAACGGGAGAAAATGATGTTGCGCCGGCACACGATCGGCTATCTCTTTCAAAACTATGCGCTCATCCCCAATGAAACGGTGGAAGAGAATCTCCAATTGGCTTTGCGCTATCAAAAGGGGGACGATCGGGGCCGGATCATTGCCGAATCATTGGAGCGCGTCGGTTTAAAAGGGGTTGAGAAGAAGAAGGTGTATGCATTGAGCGGGGGTGAGCAGCAACGCGTGGCCTTTGCACGGATGATTGCCAAAGACAGCCGCTATATTTTTGCTGATGAACCCACGGGAAATCTGGACACGAAAAATGCGGATCATATTTTTTCGCTGCTGGAGGAGTTACATACCCAAGGGAAAACGGTGCTGCTGGTGACCCATGATTTGGAGCTTGCCCGCCGGGCACCGGAGCGGTTGGCCTTGTAG
- a CDS encoding acyl-CoA thioesterase codes for METVIEIEVRPTEIDVMGHVNNAKYLEYMEWGREDWYNQAELPFDRFTEMNVGTVTVNININYRKEALLGQHLTIKTRPLKVGRTSYVLEHIIENEQGERVADAEVVSVTIDLKTRKSVPVPEELARHFSV; via the coding sequence GTGGAGACAGTGATAGAGATTGAGGTGCGCCCGACGGAGATTGATGTCATGGGCCATGTGAACAATGCAAAATATCTGGAGTATATGGAGTGGGGACGGGAAGACTGGTATAACCAGGCGGAACTTCCCTTTGACCGGTTCACGGAGATGAATGTGGGCACCGTGACCGTCAATATCAATATCAACTATCGCAAAGAAGCCTTGCTGGGCCAACACCTGACCATCAAAACCCGGCCTCTGAAAGTGGGTCGCACCAGCTATGTGCTGGAGCATATCATTGAGAACGAACAGGGGGAGCGGGTGGCCGATGCGGAAGTGGTCAGCGTCACCATCGATTTGAAGACCCGGAAGAGTGTGCCCGTTCCGGAGGAGCTGGCCCGACATTTTTCTGTGTGA
- a CDS encoding DUF1128 family protein, producing MSRDEATRENLNRMIESIKNHLNLVNASVIRPDDYSLEDYDEIRDLFEMTEKKKGKFTMMELEGILEELGDLRKNS from the coding sequence ATGAGTCGGGATGAAGCGACCCGGGAAAATCTGAACCGGATGATCGAGTCAATCAAAAATCACCTGAACCTGGTCAACGCCTCCGTGATCCGCCCGGATGATTACAGCCTGGAAGATTATGATGAAATCCGGGACTTGTTTGAGATGACGGAGAAGAAGAAAGGCAAGTTCACCATGATGGAGCTGGAAGGCATTCTGGAAGAGCTCGGCGATCTGAGAAAAAACAGCTGA
- a CDS encoding DUF309 domain-containing protein has translation MHSVGDSRYSPLFVKFIHHFNGDRDYYECHEVLEELWMEEGRGPLYQGLLQVAVALYHHRNGNVNGARKLFRGALGKLEYQPEDALGIDLAAFRRDAQARLDVLEQSTEAPFPERHLNIRVLDPLLREQVEAMGRESGIEPRGTTGEKEVL, from the coding sequence TTGCATTCCGTCGGCGACAGCCGCTACTCACCGCTCTTTGTCAAGTTTATTCACCATTTCAATGGAGATCGGGACTATTATGAATGCCATGAGGTTCTGGAAGAGCTGTGGATGGAAGAGGGGAGGGGTCCGCTCTATCAGGGGCTGCTGCAGGTGGCGGTGGCGTTGTATCATCATCGAAACGGCAATGTGAACGGGGCCAGGAAACTGTTTCGGGGGGCCCTGGGTAAATTGGAGTACCAGCCGGAGGATGCCCTGGGGATCGATCTGGCGGCTTTCCGCCGGGATGCACAAGCCCGCCTTGACGTTTTGGAACAGTCCACGGAGGCCCCCTTCCCCGAACGTCACCTGAACATCCGGGTGTTGGATCCGCTGCTGCGGGAGCAGGTGGAGGCCATGGGACGGGAAAGCGGGATCGAACCCAGGGGAACAACCGGGGAGAAAGAAGTGTTGTGA
- a CDS encoding TatD family hydrolase: MQPMGLVDTHLHGDRISLEEWPGLRDRAHRAGVVRAVGVGSDAKSGEKLLRLKQKHPDFIEVAFGYHPEQPVEWEQVEIILRQIREHRDSLCGVGEVGLPWYSLSPEERERAPDPEHLSVLERFLQTAVELDLPVLLHAVHDRAETVFRMLQAQGVRKAVFHWLKAPAAVVDAIVGAGYYVSVTPEVCYRQRDRELVQRIPAPSLLLETDAPWKYGGPFRSRPAEPAWVRRTAEAVSQVKGISLPQLARQTTANASRLFGWDLGK, from the coding sequence ATGCAACCCATGGGATTGGTGGATACCCATCTTCACGGGGACCGGATATCCCTGGAGGAATGGCCGGGCCTTCGCGACCGTGCGCACCGGGCGGGAGTGGTCCGGGCGGTGGGAGTGGGAAGCGATGCAAAATCAGGGGAGAAGCTGTTGCGGTTGAAGCAGAAACACCCGGATTTTATAGAAGTCGCTTTCGGTTATCACCCGGAGCAACCGGTGGAGTGGGAACAAGTGGAGATCATTCTCCGCCAGATCCGTGAGCATCGTGATTCGCTGTGTGGAGTGGGGGAGGTGGGACTTCCCTGGTACTCCCTGTCTCCGGAAGAACGGGAAAGAGCGCCGGATCCGGAGCACCTCAGCGTGTTGGAGCGCTTTTTACAGACGGCGGTGGAGCTGGATCTGCCGGTTCTTCTGCATGCGGTTCATGACAGAGCGGAGACGGTTTTCCGCATGCTTCAGGCCCAAGGTGTGCGAAAGGCGGTGTTCCATTGGCTGAAAGCGCCTGCAGCGGTGGTGGACGCCATCGTCGGGGCGGGTTACTATGTATCTGTCACTCCTGAGGTGTGCTACCGGCAACGGGATCGGGAGTTGGTACAGCGCATCCCGGCTCCTTCCCTGTTGCTGGAGACCGATGCCCCCTGGAAATACGGCGGCCCCTTCCGGAGCCGTCCCGCCGAGCCGGCCTGGGTGCGGCGGACGGCGGAGGCAGTGTCCCAAGTCAAAGGGATCTCCCTCCCGCAACTGGCCCGTCAGACCACGGCCAACGCTTCCCGGCTCTTTGGCTGGGACCTCGGAAAATGA
- a CDS encoding YdcF family protein — protein MIPWLIAIAMGAGIAGSFGCLLWIRVSSFDGKRLLPIPRQGAIVLGAALEDHRPSPALQERMDQALKLYQRGLAPILILSGGSPRGTTPEARVMKEYLVERGVRKRDLILEDRSTNTAENLVRSGELLLSHGIRDVYLVTHDFHMYRAQLSVTPAPVATRSLWIPYHKARECLALVKDYVTN, from the coding sequence ATGATCCCATGGTTGATCGCAATCGCGATGGGTGCGGGAATCGCCGGATCCTTCGGATGCCTCTTGTGGATCCGGGTCTCCTCCTTTGATGGAAAAAGGTTACTGCCCATCCCCAGACAAGGGGCGATCGTACTGGGCGCCGCTCTGGAAGACCACCGGCCCAGTCCCGCATTGCAGGAAAGAATGGATCAAGCCTTGAAGCTGTATCAACGCGGCCTGGCTCCCATCCTGATCCTGTCCGGTGGCTCTCCCCGGGGCACCACCCCCGAAGCTCGGGTGATGAAGGAATATCTCGTGGAACGGGGCGTCCGGAAACGGGACCTGATATTGGAGGATCGTTCCACGAATACCGCGGAGAACTTGGTCCGTTCCGGAGAATTGCTTCTGAGCCATGGCATCCGGGACGTCTATCTGGTGACCCATGATTTCCATATGTACCGGGCGCAACTCTCCGTCACCCCCGCCCCTGTTGCCACCCGCTCCCTCTGGATCCCTTATCACAAGGCGCGGGAATGTTTGGCACTTGTCAAAGATTATGTTACAAATTGA
- a CDS encoding iron-sulfur cluster biosynthesis family protein, giving the protein MNIRISPLAAARLKVLLHWEEDGENLAVRLVPLTSGCGTPSFALELTEVRPDDHVIWVEGVPFTCPESDQAWLNGIEMDWNRETGRFSIHHPHPPFDGNCCLPGQNPG; this is encoded by the coding sequence GTGAACATCCGGATCAGCCCGTTGGCTGCCGCCCGTCTGAAAGTTCTTCTCCATTGGGAAGAGGATGGTGAAAATCTGGCCGTCCGATTGGTTCCCCTCACTTCCGGGTGCGGCACCCCTTCCTTCGCCCTGGAATTGACCGAGGTGAGACCCGACGATCACGTCATCTGGGTGGAAGGGGTCCCGTTTACCTGTCCGGAGTCGGACCAAGCGTGGCTGAACGGGATCGAGATGGATTGGAACCGGGAAACCGGCCGCTTTTCCATCCATCATCCCCATCCTCCCTTCGACGGGAACTGCTGTCTTCCTGGACAAAACCCTGGCTAG
- a CDS encoding sodium:solute symporter family protein, which produces MSTLYVWWGIALFVLLSLLIAYMARSGKATSLSDYFLANRSLGGGVSALSYSATTFSAFMLVGLAGLTYQGGVGALGFELIYLSGMVLFAFFGPRFWLVGKRFGYVTPSELLGDRYGSQAVAAVTALASCLFLIPYSAVQLAGVGYLLEGMTGGGISFTTGAVLATVLAVLLSWIAGMRSVAWTDAFQALVMIITATWVVLIVIDGLGGFSAFFGTLEARKPELLAVPGNGFFSISTFIGLTLPWFFFSISNPQVSQRMFMPKNLGEMRRMLIIFLIFGFLYTLVAVLWGFSAAVHFPSLSSPDLATPRLLASDLVPPVLAVVVMVGIMAAAISTVDSILLTLSSLFARDLYGVMQKKTDVDKQLMVGKVVIPVIAVLAYAFASLKLNLIAVLAVSSSAGLLVLVPAILGAFLWKGGTASGVLASVIGGGLLVIGLEWTQTRWLGQASGVWGLIISLVLFIGVSLVTRPPRDAADRFLGYLHRALKERNVW; this is translated from the coding sequence ATGAGTACGCTTTATGTTTGGTGGGGGATTGCTCTCTTCGTCCTCCTTTCCCTTCTGATCGCCTATATGGCCCGCAGCGGCAAAGCCACCTCCCTGTCCGACTACTTTCTGGCCAACCGCTCTTTGGGGGGCGGCGTGTCCGCCCTGAGCTACAGTGCCACCACCTTCAGCGCCTTTATGCTGGTGGGGCTGGCCGGCCTGACTTACCAGGGAGGGGTGGGGGCACTCGGTTTTGAACTGATTTACCTGTCGGGCATGGTTCTGTTCGCCTTTTTCGGCCCCCGGTTCTGGTTGGTCGGGAAGCGATTCGGCTATGTGACTCCCTCGGAGTTGTTGGGGGATCGCTATGGCAGTCAGGCGGTTGCTGCTGTGACCGCACTTGCCAGTTGTCTGTTCCTGATCCCTTACAGCGCGGTTCAATTGGCGGGAGTGGGTTATTTGTTGGAAGGGATGACCGGAGGAGGGATCTCCTTTACCACCGGAGCAGTCTTGGCGACAGTGTTGGCGGTGCTCTTATCCTGGATCGCCGGGATGCGTTCTGTGGCTTGGACCGACGCTTTTCAGGCGTTGGTGATGATCATCACCGCCACATGGGTGGTGTTGATCGTCATTGACGGTCTGGGTGGATTCAGCGCCTTTTTCGGCACGCTGGAAGCGAGGAAACCGGAGTTGCTGGCGGTGCCGGGCAATGGTTTTTTCAGCATCAGTACTTTTATCGGGCTTACCCTGCCCTGGTTTTTTTTCAGCATTTCCAATCCCCAGGTGAGCCAGCGGATGTTTATGCCGAAAAATCTGGGAGAGATGCGTCGGATGCTGATCATTTTTCTCATATTCGGCTTCCTGTACACCCTGGTGGCGGTGTTGTGGGGATTTTCGGCGGCGGTCCATTTCCCGTCTCTTTCATCCCCCGATCTGGCCACCCCCCGGTTGCTCGCATCGGATTTGGTCCCTCCGGTCTTGGCTGTGGTGGTGATGGTGGGCATCATGGCGGCGGCCATCTCCACTGTGGACTCGATCCTGTTGACCCTCTCCTCTTTGTTCGCCAGGGATCTCTACGGTGTGATGCAGAAAAAAACCGATGTGGATAAACAGTTGATGGTGGGAAAAGTCGTGATTCCTGTGATCGCGGTCTTGGCCTACGCCTTTGCCAGTCTGAAGCTGAATCTGATTGCGGTGCTGGCTGTCTCCTCCTCGGCAGGATTGCTTGTGTTGGTTCCGGCCATCCTGGGGGCGTTTCTGTGGAAAGGGGGAACAGCCTCCGGGGTGTTGGCCAGTGTGATCGGGGGCGGCCTGTTGGTGATCGGCCTGGAGTGGACTCAGACCCGGTGGCTGGGACAGGCTTCCGGTGTTTGGGGGCTGATCATCTCCCTGGTTCTGTTTATCGGGGTGAGCCTGGTCACCCGTCCTCCCCGGGACGCGGCGGACCGTTTCCTCGGGTATTTGCACCGGGCCTTGAAGGAACGAAATGTTTGGTGA
- a CDS encoding acryloyl-CoA reductase, which translates to MTDRFRALVVDKSDASFSVEIKEMTLDELPPGEVTIRVAWSGVNYKDGLAGIPDGRILETYPLIPGIDLAGTVIHSSDSRFKEGEEVIVASAELGVSHNGGFSEMARVPGDWVIPLPEGLTLKEAMVLGTAGFTAAMSIQRMEENGLKPEKGPVLVAGATGGVGSTAVAMLAKRGYTVAAGTGKADVQDYLRRLGAAEILPREELTNPKQRPLLKSRWAGAVDPVGGETLSYLLSTMKFGGSVALSGLAGGGKFASTVYPFILRGVNLLGIDSAHVSNAYRRKVWHRLATDLKPEGLLDWIGAEEITLDDLPAAMSTILQGGVRGRKLVKLS; encoded by the coding sequence GTGACTGACCGGTTTCGCGCATTGGTTGTGGATAAGTCTGACGCATCCTTTTCCGTCGAAATTAAAGAGATGACCCTGGATGAGCTTCCCCCGGGGGAGGTGACGATCCGTGTCGCCTGGTCCGGAGTCAACTACAAGGACGGCCTCGCCGGGATCCCTGACGGCCGCATCCTGGAAACCTACCCCCTGATCCCGGGAATCGATCTGGCTGGCACTGTCATCCACTCCAGTGATTCCCGGTTCAAGGAAGGGGAAGAAGTGATCGTCGCCAGTGCCGAGCTGGGTGTCTCCCACAACGGCGGCTTCAGCGAAATGGCCCGGGTCCCGGGGGATTGGGTCATCCCCCTCCCGGAGGGGCTTACCCTGAAGGAAGCGATGGTATTAGGCACCGCCGGCTTCACTGCCGCTATGTCCATCCAGCGCATGGAAGAGAACGGTTTGAAACCGGAGAAGGGTCCCGTGCTGGTCGCCGGGGCCACAGGCGGGGTGGGCAGCACCGCGGTTGCCATGTTGGCCAAACGGGGCTACACCGTCGCTGCCGGGACGGGAAAAGCTGACGTCCAGGATTACCTCCGCCGACTGGGGGCCGCTGAGATTTTACCCCGGGAGGAACTGACCAACCCCAAACAACGCCCCCTGCTCAAAAGTCGCTGGGCCGGAGCGGTGGACCCTGTCGGAGGGGAGACCCTTTCCTACCTTCTCAGTACGATGAAGTTCGGCGGCTCCGTCGCCCTCAGTGGATTGGCGGGGGGAGGGAAGTTTGCATCGACGGTGTATCCGTTCATCCTGCGGGGAGTCAACCTGCTCGGGATCGACTCCGCCCACGTATCCAATGCATACCGGCGCAAAGTGTGGCACCGGTTGGCCACCGACCTGAAGCCGGAAGGGCTGCTGGATTGGATCGGAGCGGAGGAGATCACCCTGGACGACCTGCCCGCAGCGATGTCCACCATCCTCCAGGGTGGGGTTCGCGGACGGAAACTGGTGAAGCTCTCCTGA